In the genome of Aspergillus flavus chromosome 8, complete sequence, one region contains:
- a CDS encoding FAD-dependent oxygenase, giving the protein MLRLKMEVVAALAAWAIASACENLPIANHWIRGLCPRSNDVKDLGIKLSPAAKVYFPGSEEFEVASTRWSVLEAPKVNIVVVPGTENDVVETVKFANEKDLPFLAYNGAHGAITTLGKMDHGIEIFLDQLNTIDIAKDGKTVKIGGGTKSKAVIDELWAAGKQTVSGTCECVSFLGPALGGGHGWLQGHHGLVADQFISMNVVLADGSLKVLDKKSDLWWAMNGAGHNFGIVTSVTTKLYDIVHYDWAIETLTFSGDKVEAVYQTANDHLLRNGTQPEGVINWSYWLNNPNADPENPVILFYIIQEGVKTVDSAYTKPFHDIGPLSTEPKGGSYTDLAEWTGISLSAPPCQKAGLVNPRFPNYLEEYNVPAQKKAYEIFANAIRGSSAFNNSIFMFEGYSMQGVKAIDSKSSAFAFRGENILSAPLITYAPAGPELDEKAAQLGNELRQVLHKASGRPEVRAYVNYAYGDESPQQWYGSEKWRQDRLQALKKKYDPTGKFSFFAPVA; this is encoded by the exons ATGCTTCGACTCAAAATGGAAGTGGTCGCGGCTTTGGCTGCATGGGCGATCGCCTCGGCCTGTGAGAACCTGCCTATAGCTAACCATTGGATTCGAGGTCTCTGTCCACGATCAAATGATGTCAAGGACCTGGGAATCAAGCTTTCACCGGCTGCCAAAGTTTATTTCCCAGGCTCAGAAGAGTTCGAAGTGGCATCAACCAGGTGGTCTGTCTTAGAGGCTCCTAAAGTGAATATCGTAGTAGTGCCGGGCACAGAAAACGATGTCGTCGAAACg GTAAAATTCGCGAATGAAAAGGATTTACCCTTCCTTGCGTACAACGGTGCCCATGGGGCAATTACGACTCTGGGTAAGATGGACCATGGTATTGAAATCTTCCTGGATCAACTGAACACCATCGACATTGCCAAGGATGGAAAGACAGTAAAGATTGGTGGTGGAACTAAGTCTAAGGCGGTGATTGATGAGCTCTGGGCAGCAGGAAAGCAGACAG TCAGCGGTACATGCGAATGTGTCAGCTTTCTAGGACCTGCACTTGGCGGAGGCCATGGGTGGCTGCAGGGGCACCACGGTCTCGTGGCGGATCAGTTTATTTCTATGAACGTTGTACTCGCAGATGGGAGCCTGAAAGTGCTCGATAAAAAGTCGGATCTCTGGTGGGCGATGAATGGTGCCGGCCACAACTTCGGGATCGTAACCTCCGTGACTACGAAGCTCTATGATATCGTTCACTATGATTGGGCAATCGAGACTCTTACCTTCAGTGGTGACAAAGTGGAAGCTGTCTATCAAACCGCTAATGACCACCTCCTGAGGAACGGTACCCAGCCGGAGGGCGTTATCAATTGGTCATACTGGTTGAATAACCCGAACGCTGACCCTGAAAAT CCTGTGATTCTATTTTACATCATTCAAGAGGGTGTAAAAACTGTCGATTCAGCTTACACAAAGCCTTTCCACGATATTGGTCCACTCTCTACAGAGCCAAAGGGAGGGAGCTACACCGATCTTGCTGAGTGGACCGGGATCTCCCTGTCAGCACCTCCATGCCAAAAGGCAGGCCTTGTCAACCCCCGGTTCCCTAACTATCTCGAAGAATACAATGTCCCCGCTCAAAAAAAGGCATATGAGATCTTCGCAAACGCGATCCGTGGAAGCTCGGCATTCAACAACTCAATATTTATGTTCGAAGGGTATTCCATGCAGGGAGTAAAAGCAATCGACAGCAAGTCCAGCGCCTTCGCTTTTCGAGGAGAGAATATCCTCTCTGCCCCACTCATCACCTATGCGCCTGCTGGCCCGGAGCTTGATGAGAAGGCCGCCCAGTTAGGCAACGAGCTTCGCCAAGTTCTCCACAAGGCCAGTGGGCGGCCAGAGGTACGTGCGTACGTCAACTATGCCTACGGTGATGAATCACCGCAACAATGGTATGGAAGTGAGAAGTGGCGCCAGGACCGTCTACAggccttgaagaagaagtacgATCCAACGGGTAAGTTTAGCTTCTTTGCGCCTGTAGCATAA
- a CDS encoding putative alpha methylacyl-CoA racemase, giving the protein MAYSVPTQAAQLLRKGILQNPMLKANIPNDASSLADHATFTGNASPNIPINWRFAESISALKGLESVWINALLKAKYNHGPVKVDIDTDHATLFVMSTLLIDMVDENGKPANPDMSPMQRIVSIFPSPVGTFGNETPHRSAITNIYKTKDGRCYHVHGSMDATPSSTALGLNPDREAASPADAISVIQERVQQLTAEDLDELMNEKYRQAGTICYSTDEYKASEHGKANANVGLYELNHVPNNAQKPGWWKSVSDTGVARPLAGLKVVDLCRVIAGPSISKGLAELGASVMRVTGPGVVDAYALHADLNWGKWNCSIDLKTEEGKETLRKLILEADVVLDGYRPGVMEKLGFGRDAVLELVKNRPFGLVYARENCYGWHGPWQHRSGWQQISDANCGVSLEYGRAMGHDEAVTPVFPNSDYCTGVMGVCGVLNALIERADKGGSFFMDTALNYYSQWLVNSVGTYPQSVWEDVWQRHNRLAFRHNDNMPATIPLMMNSLMVNSGAQLFQPRFFDIRYSGAVDRYFKVLRPVLSFAEKQVDLRFNVGTRSNGHDAARWPEDLRTEIVTSA; this is encoded by the exons ATGGCATACTCAGTCCCTACGCAAGCCGCTCAACTTTTGCGCAAGGGTATCTTACAGAACCCTATGCTCAAAGCAAACATTCCGAACGATGCATCTTCTCTCGCAGACCACGCCACATTCACAGGAAATGCGAGCCCCAATATCCCCATCAACTGGCGCTTTGCTGAGAGTATTTCCGCATTGAAGGGCCTTGAGTCCGTCTGGATTAACGCTTTATTGAAGGCGAAATATAACCATGGCCCAGTTAAGGTTGACATTGATAC CGATCATGCCACACTGTTCGTCATGTCTACTCTTCTTATTGACATGGTCGATGAGAATGGAAAACCTGCGAACCCGGATATGTCCCCAATGCAGCGTATCGTATCGATATTCCCCAGTCCAGTGGGGACTTTTGGAAATGAGACCCCTCACCGCTCAGCCATCACCAATATTTACAAGACAAAGGACGGGCGGTGCTATCATGTCCACG GCAGTATGGATGCTACACCCTCCTCAACAGCACTAGGTCTAAACCCTGATCGCGAAGCCGCTTCACCCGCCGATGCGATAAGCGTTATCCAAGAGCGTGTTCAGCAACTTACCGCTGAGGACCTGGACGAACTTATGAATGAAAAGTACCGGCAGGCTGGGACAATCTGCTATTCCACAGACGAATACAAAGCAAGTGAACATGGGAAGGCTAACGCTAACGTTGGTCTCTATGAGCTGAACCACGTTCCCAATAACGCTCAGAAGCCCGGCTGGTGGAAGTCGGTCTCTGACACAGGTGTAGCTCGGCCCCTGGCTGGTCTTAAAGTCGTCGACTTATGTCGCGTGATTGCTGGCCCTAGTATCTCGAAGGGATTGGCCGAGCTTGGCGCGAGTGTGATGCGCGTAACTGGTCCTGGCGTCGTCGACGCGTATGCTCTACATGCCGACCTAAACTGGGGCAAGTGGAATTGTTCAATTGACCTGAAGACAGAGGAAGGGAAGGAGACTCTGCGCAAGCTTATTCTCGAGGCTGATGTTGTGTTGGATGGATACCGACCGGGTGTAATGGAAAAGCTTGGGTTCGGCAGGGATGCAGTGCTTGAACTTGTCAAGAACCGGCCATTCGGCCTTGTTTATGCCCGTGAAAATTGCTACGGCTGGCATGGCCCCTGGCAGCATAGGAGTGGATGGCAGCAAATCAGTGACGCG AACTGTGGTGTTTCCCTCGAGTATGGCCGCGCCATGGGACATGATGAAGCCGTCACACCTGTCTTCCCTAATTCGGATTACTG CACCGGGGTTATGGGCGTCTGTGGAGTCCTCAACGCTCTGATTGAAAGGGCCGACAAGGGTGGATCTTTCTTCATGGAT accgCCCTGAACTACTACTCCCAATGGCTGGTGAACAGCGTGGGAACCTATCCCCAGTCTGTCTGGGAGGATGTCTGGCAGCGACACAACCGCCTAGCCTTCCGCCATAATGATAATATGCCGGCCACCATTCCACTTATGATGAATTCACTCATGGTGAACAGCGGTGCACAACTGTTCCAGCCACGCTTCTTCGATATCCGGTATTCTGGAGCGGTCGATCGTTACTTCAAGGTGCTTCGTCCTGTTCTCAGCTTTGCTGAGAAACAAGTGGATCTTCGGTTCAACGTTGGAACAAGGAGCAATGGCCATGATGCCGCTCGCTGGCCGGAAGATCTACGGACAGAGATTGTCACCAGCGCATAA
- the ppoB gene encoding putative fatty acid oxygenase, which produces MKGVPSSAEASNSSPGSSLPSQRAHEPLTHKQPTLDHPRKQSVQSISSEHGGMAENFSKITKVVQAARRPLPTETGDGTYIEPENGGSLWRDLRALGIKDANTLKDLIENKAGGLVKGSGQVVDDKTMLMERIIQLVAKLPTESRNRVKLTNMFLGELWDSLPHPPLSYVGDKYAYRSADGSYNNPTLPWLGAANTEYARTIEPLKVRPASLPDPGLVFDSLFARDTFNPHPNNVSSVFFTWASLIIHDIFQTGHPDENFNKTSSYLDLSILYGDNQEEQNMMRTFKDGKIKPDSFSEPRLHALPAACGVILVMLNRFHNHVVEQLAAINENGRFTKPPERILDPVEARAAWAKYDNDLFQTGRLITCGLYINITLYDYLRTIVNLNRDNTTWTLDPRAHMEHDTVPTALGNQCSVEFNLAYRWHSTISRKDEAWTEQAYQAIVGKPGSEATVEDLMSGMRRLGANMPKDPSKREFAGLKRQSSGKFKDEELVDILTMAIDEVAGSFGARNVPKVLRSVEILGMEQARRWNVGSLNEFRKFFDLKPYQSFEEINSDPEVADQLRHLYEHPDNVELYPGIVAEEAKKPMIPGVGIAPGYTVSRAVLSDAVALVRGDRFYTKEYNSRNLTNWGYEEANYDLEINQGCVFYKLALRAFPQYFKQNSIFAHYPMTTPSANRDIMKMLGREEDFSWDRPSYTPPRTTLFDYANVRRILEDSSNFRVIWDEATGYVFGKGGYDFMLSGDSPFHANQRRIMKESLYRSQWHEAVKEFYLEITEQLLSEKSCRVGNVNQIDISRDVGNLAHVHFASNIFSLPLKTKEHPHGVLTEHEMFDVMSIIFTAIFFDVDPSKSFRLRHMARKAAETLGPLVEANVKAVSSASFLSTLIDGIRTNKNALSGYGVHMIRRLLDHGLDASEVTWSQILPTAVAMVPNQAQVFTQIIDYYLSDEGKEHLLNIQQLAKEDTPASDEMLLRYVMEAIRLNGIFGSYRKSHTNLTLDDKNKMVQIKPGDTVFVSFVDANRDPNVFPNPKKVDLNRPMESYIHYGVGPHTCLGGEASKVALTAMLRVVGRLKNLRRAPGPQGELKKIPRDHGFYTYMRADETSLYAFPMTWKLHYDGTIPGRERSVPEKLTCNVPGHWHD; this is translated from the exons ATGAAGGGGGTACCAAGCTCCGCCGAGGCTTCCAATAGCAGTCCAGGGTCTTCGCTGCCCTCCCAACGAGCCCATGAGCCCCTCACTCATAAGCAACCAACTCTGGATCACCCTAGAAAGCAATCGGTGCAGTCCATCAGCAGTGAGCATGGTGGAATGGCTGAGAACTTTAGTAAAATTACCAAAGTGGTCCAAGCTGCCCGTCGCCCCTTACCCACAGAGACTGGAGACGGAACCTACATCGAACCGGAGAACGGCGGAAGTTTGTGGAGAGATCTCCGCGCCTTGGGAATTAAAGATGCAAATACGTTGAAGGATCTAATCGAAAACAAAGCCGGTGGGCTTGTGAAGGGCAGTGGCCAGGTGGTAGACGACAAGACGATGCTGATGGAACGCATCATCCAG CTTGTTGCAAAACTGCCCACTGAATCTAGGAACCGTGTCAAACTTACGAACATGTTTTTGGGGGAACTATGGGACTCGctgcctcatcctcctctctc ATATGTAGGCGATAAATATGCCTATCGATCAGCTGACGGATCCTACAATAACCCAACCTTGCCCTGGTTAGGCGCTGCGAATACGGAATATGCTCGGACGATCGAGCCGTTGAAGGTCAGACCGGCCAGTTTGCCAGATCCCGGCTTGGTCTTTGACAGTCTATTCGCACGAGACACATTCAATCCCCACCCCAATAATGTCTCAAGCGTCTTCTTCACTTGGGCGTCATTAATTATTCATG ACATTTTCCAAACGGGACATCCAGACGAGAACTTCAACAAGACATCTTCGTACTTAGATCTTTCCATCCTCTATGGCGATAACCAAGAAGAGCAGAACATGATGCGCACGTTCAAAGATGGAAAGATCAAGCCAGATTCCTTTTCCGAACCACGACTACATGCGCTACCTGCGGCCTGCGGCGTCATCCTAGTGATGCTAAACAGGTTTCACAACCATGTAGTCGAGCAGCTAGCTGCTATCAATGAGAATGGTAGATTTACCAAGCCGCCAGAGCGTATCCTCGATCCAGTGGAAGCAAGAGCCGCCTGGGCAAAGTACGATAATGACCTTTTCCAGACGGGCCGCCTTATTACCTGCGGTCTGTACATTAACATCACCCTGTACGACTATCTACGCACCATCGTGAACCTGAACCGCGATAACACTACCTGGACATTGGATCCACGTGCGCACATGGAACACGATACAGTTCCCACGGCTTTGGGCAACCAGTGTTCAGTAGAGTTTAATCTAGCTTATAGATGGCACTCAACAATTAGTCGCAAGGATGAGGCATGGACCGAACAGGCATACCAGGCAATTGTCGGTAAGCCCGGAAGCGAAGCCACTGTGGAGGACTTGATGAGTGGCATGAGAAGGCTCGGTGCGAATATGCCGAAAGACCCATCCAAGCGCGAGTTCGCTGGATTGAAGCGGCAGTCCAGTGGCAAGTTCAAGGACGAAGAGTTAGTGGACATCTTGACTATGGCCATTGACGAAGTGGCCGGTTCCTTCGGGGCCCGCAACGTCCCTAAGGTTTTGCGATCGGTAGAAATCCTAGGCATGGAGCAGGCGCGTAGGTGGAATGTTGGGTCATTGAACGAGTTCCGGAAGTTCTTTGATCTGAAGCCCTACCAAAGTTTCGAAGAGATCAATTCCGACCCTGAGGTGGCGGACCAGTTGCGACATCTCTATGAGCATCCAGATAACGTCGAACTGTACCCGGGAATCGTCGCCGAGGAGGCTAAAAAGCCGATGATACCAGGTGTTGGCATTGCTCCAGGATACACCGTCTCCCGGGCAGTGTTGTCCGATGCGGTGGCGTTGGTTCGAGGTGACCGATTCTACACG AAGGAATATAACTCAAGGAACCTCACTAACTGGGGATACGAGGAGGCAAATTACGACTTGGAGATCAATCAGGGGTGTGTGTTCTATAAACTGGCATTGAGGGCATTCCCCCAGTATTTCAAACAGAACTCCATATTCGCTCACTATCCTATGACAACCCCATCTGCGAATCGCGACATCATGAAAATGCTCGGGCGAGAAGAAGACTTCTCGTGGGACCGTCCGTCATATACACCTCCCCGTACGACCCTCTTTGACTACGCGAATGTCCGCCGCATCCTTGAGGATTCATCGAATTTCCGCGTGATTTGGGATGAAGCAACTGGGTACGTCTTTGGCAAGGGTGGCTATGATTTCATGCTGTCAGGCGACTCGCCGTTCCACGCAAATCAGCGGCGGATTATGAAGGAATCGTTGTATCGGTCACAATGGCATGAGGCTGTCAAAGAGTTCTATCTAGAGATCACCGAGCAGCTCTTGTCAGAGAAATCATGCAGGGTGGGCAACGTCAACCAGATTGACATTAGTCGCGA TGTCGGGAATCTCGCCCACGTTCACTTTGCCTCTAACATATTTTCACTCCCCCTGAAAACCAAGGAACACCCGCACGGAGTTCTCACGGAGCACGAAATGTTCGACGTTATGTCTATCATCTTTAccgccatcttcttcgacgtaGATCCATCCAAATCATTCAGACTGCGCCACATGGCTCGCAAGGCAGCGGAGACACTTGGGCCACTCGTCGAAGCCAATGTCAAAGCTGTGAGCTCCGCCAGTTTCCTTTCCACTCTCATCGATGGTATCCGCACCAATAAGAATGCGCTTTCCGGTTACGGAGTTCATATGATAAGAAGGCTGCTCGACCACGGTTTGGATGCCTCTGAAGTCACCTGGTCCCAAATCCTGCCCACGGCCGTTGCGATGGTGCCGAATCAAGCCCAAGTGTTTACGCAAATCATCGACTACTACCTTTCCGATGAGGGGAAAGAGCATCTACTCAATATCCAGCAACTTGCTAAAGAGGACACGCCGGCCTCTGATGAAATGCTCCTGCGCTATGTCATGGAGGCAATTCGCCTGAACGGCATCTTTGGCTCCTACCGAAAGTCTCATACCAACCTAACCCTCGACGATAAGAATAAAATGGTCCAGATCAAGCCTGGAGATACCGTTTTTGTTAGCTTT GTCGATGCCAACCGCGACCCTAACGTCTTCCCAAATCCCAAGAAGGTGGACCTTAACCGTCCCATGGAATCATATATCCATTATGGCGTCGGTCCACATACCTGTCTGGGCGGCGAGGCAAGTAAAGTCGCTCTAACGGCCATGTTGCGTGTGGTTGGCCGGCTGAAAAATCTCCGCCGTGCTCCGGGACCGCAGGGtgaattgaagaagatcccGCGAGACCATGGTTTCTACACATATATGCGGGCAGACGAGACGAGTCTCTATGCGTTCCCTATGA CTTGGAAGCTCCACTACGATGGTACAATTCCGGGAAGGGAGCGATCTGTCCCGGAAAAGCTTACGTGCAATGTTCCTGGACATTGGCATGATTGA
- a CDS encoding putative cytochrome P450 monooxygenase → MLGDLFESVLTNNSVTLLITVAVAAIALHLSSPKSNLPLVNDKKPWEFRYTKARKRFLANAHNLIKAGLAKAPAFRIVTGNGKRVVLDAKYANELRSHDDLSFGLHTANYFHAHISGFQPFKQGSNDDEIYQNAVRMKLTQSLGNLTQPLVDETLVALQTYWTDDTNWHAIPLKSNIQKVVAQLSSRIFLGDQICRNPNWLRITVDYTVDAFKAAEELRLWPKAFRAIVALFLPSCRKIRAELQEAQDIIRPVLDARRKDKQAALSAGKEPERYNDAMQWLEECAKGRSYEPAFGQLTFSVAAIHTTSDMLTQVLYDLCGRDALIQALREEVITVVQEEGWTKPTLYKLKLMDSVLKEIQRLKPISVVSMQRVATADLRLSDGTFIPKGTFLAVSSDRMWDSEIYPNPLEFDGYRFLKLRELPGHETSAQVVSPSPEHMGFGFGRHACSGRFFAINEVKIALCHSLLKYEFKLADGSVPRATKFGFSFKSDPTTKLMIRRRQEETVL, encoded by the exons ATGTTGGGCGATCTTTTCGAAAGTGTATTGACCAATAATTCGGTCACACTCCTGATCACGGTAGCAGTGGCAGCAATTGCCCTACATTTATCTTCCCCAAAGTCGAACCTCCCACTAGTGAACGATAAGAAGCCGTGGGAATTCCGATACACAAAGGCGCGAAAACGCTTCTTGGCCAACGCACATAATCTTATCAAAGCAGGGCTCGCAAAG GCACCGGCTTTCCGGATTGTAACGGGGAATGGGAAGAGGGTTGTTCTAGACGCGAAATATGCTAATGAGCTCCGAAGTCACGATGATTTGAGCTTCGGCCTCCACACCGCGAATTATTTCCACGCCCATATAAGCGGGTTCCAGCCGTTCAAACAGGGTTCCAACGACGATGAGATCTATCAAAATGCCGTGCGGATGAAACTGACTCAGAGTCTTG GGAATCTCACACAGCCGCTCGTTGACGAAACACTAGTTGCACTTCAGACATATTGGACAGATGATACCA ATTGGCACGCCATCCCTCTTAAGTCCAATATTCAGAAAGTCGTCGCCCAGTTGTCTtcaaggatcttcttgggcGATCAGATATGCCGCAACCCGAACTGGCTCCGCATAACAGTTGACTATACAGTCGACGCCTTTAAGGCGGCTGAGGAGTTACGGCTGTGGCCGAAGGCCTTCCGAGCAATCGTTGCCCTGTTCCTCCCATCGTGTCGAAAGATCCGAGCTGAATTACAGGAAGCGCAAGACATCATCAGACCAGTACTCGACGCCAGACGTAAAGACAAACAGGCTGCGTTATCGGCTGGAAAGGAACCGGAACGGTACAACGATGCCATGCAATGGTTGGAAGAATGCGCAAAGGGTCGCTCTTATGAACCTGCGTTTGGACAGTTGACATTCTCTGTTGCTGCCATCCATACAACCTCCGATATGCTGACTCAAGTACTCTATGATCTCTGTGGTCGTGATGCATTGATTCAGGCTCTACGTGAAGAAGTGATTACGGTAGTGCAGGAAGAAGGGTGGACGAAGCCAACTTTATACAAGTTGAAGCTTATGGATAGTGTGCTAAAAGAAATTCAGCGTCTTAAACCGATTAGCGTGG TCTCTATGCAGCGGGTTGCCACGGCCGATCTCAGGTTGTCCGATGGTACTTTTATCCCTAAAGGCACGTTCTTGGCCGTGTCCAGCGACCGCATGTGGGACTCAGAAATATACCCTAACCCCCTTGAGTTCGATGGCTACCGGTTCCTGAAGCTACGCGAACTTCCTGGACACGAGACCTCTGCGCAAGTTGTGTCTCCATCACCGGAGCATATGGGCTTCGGGTTCGGCCGTCACGCTTGTTCGGGTCGGTTTTTCGCCATCAACGAGGTCAAAATTGCGCTGTGTCATAGCTTGTTGAAGTACGAATTCAAGTTGGCTGATGGGTCTGTGCCCCGCGCAACGAAGTTTGGTTTCTCATTCAAATCAGATCCGACGACGAAACTCATGATTAGACGGCGACAAGAGGAAACTGTTCTGTGA